Proteins co-encoded in one Papaver somniferum cultivar HN1 chromosome 5, ASM357369v1, whole genome shotgun sequence genomic window:
- the LOC113282443 gene encoding RNA-binding protein 48-like isoform X1 yields the protein MPRNRDEAPAVKVYTVCDESRYLIVRNVPSLGCEDELGKAFQSYGEIEECKPMDEEDCEPYTDVYWIRFVPVDNARFAKRKLDESVFLGNRLQVSYAPQFESVSDTKEKLECRRREVLKRLNAANSSGSKAHNRDYLFEPPTLPSPAQTSISSHANTRQRDFTKTDHTFHTANPPIRTVSSNEEYFPSPSMNATVQLVREKLDKIQSSSAHVEAGSALKKARVDNRRRI from the exons ATGCCGCGAAACAGAGATGAAGCTCCCGCAGTCAAAGTCTATACGGTTTGCGATGAAtctag gtatttgaTAGTCCGTAATGTGCCATCACTTGGATGTGAAGATGAGTTAGGGAAAGCGTTTCAATCATATGGAGAGATAGAAGA ATGTAAACCTATGGATGAAGAGGATTGTGAACCATATACCGATGTTTATTGGATCAGATTTGTGCCTGTCGATAATGCTAG ATTTGCAAAGAGAAAGCTGGACGAATCTGTTTTCCTTGGAAATCGTCTACAAGTGTCATATGCCCCTCAATTTGAGAGTGTTTCTGACACGAAAGAGAAGTTGGAATGCAGGAGACGGGAAGTTCTAAAACGATTAAATG CAGCTAATTCCAGTGGGTCTAAAGCTCATAACCGAGATTATCTCTTTGAACCTCCAACACTTCCATCTCCGGCACAAACCAGTATTAGCAGCCACGCAAACACTAGGCAAAG AGATTTCACGAAAACGGACCACACTTTTCACACGGCAAACCCTCCGATCAGAACAGTGTCCTCGAATGAG GAATACTTCCCATCGCCATCAATGAATGCAACAGTTCAATTGGTCAGAGAAAAGCTTGATAAG ATACAATCAAGTAGTGCCCATGTAGAAGCTGGATCTGCGTTAAAAAAAGCACGTGTGGATaaccgaagaagaatctga
- the LOC113282443 gene encoding RNA-binding protein 48-like isoform X4: MDEEDCEPYTDVYWIRFVPVDNARFAKRKLDESVFLGNRLQVSYAPQFESVSDTKEKLECRRREVLKRLNAANSSGSKAHNRDYLFEPPTLPSPAQTSISSHANTRQRDFTKTDHTFHTANPPIRTVSSNEEYFPSPSMNATVQLVREKLDKIQSSSAHVEAGSALKKARVDNRRRI, encoded by the exons ATGGATGAAGAGGATTGTGAACCATATACCGATGTTTATTGGATCAGATTTGTGCCTGTCGATAATGCTAG ATTTGCAAAGAGAAAGCTGGACGAATCTGTTTTCCTTGGAAATCGTCTACAAGTGTCATATGCCCCTCAATTTGAGAGTGTTTCTGACACGAAAGAGAAGTTGGAATGCAGGAGACGGGAAGTTCTAAAACGATTAAATG CAGCTAATTCCAGTGGGTCTAAAGCTCATAACCGAGATTATCTCTTTGAACCTCCAACACTTCCATCTCCGGCACAAACCAGTATTAGCAGCCACGCAAACACTAGGCAAAG AGATTTCACGAAAACGGACCACACTTTTCACACGGCAAACCCTCCGATCAGAACAGTGTCCTCGAATGAG GAATACTTCCCATCGCCATCAATGAATGCAACAGTTCAATTGGTCAGAGAAAAGCTTGATAAG ATACAATCAAGTAGTGCCCATGTAGAAGCTGGATCTGCGTTAAAAAAAGCACGTGTGGATaaccgaagaagaatctga
- the LOC113282443 gene encoding RNA-binding protein 48-like isoform X2, with product MPRNRDEAPAVKVYTVCDESRYLIVRNVPSLGCEDELGKAFQSYGEIEECKPMDEEDCEPYTDVYWIRFVPVDNARFAKRKLDESVFLGNRLQVSYAPQFESVSDTKEKLECRRREVLKRLNANSSGSKAHNRDYLFEPPTLPSPAQTSISSHANTRQRDFTKTDHTFHTANPPIRTVSSNEEYFPSPSMNATVQLVREKLDKIQSSSAHVEAGSALKKARVDNRRRI from the exons ATGCCGCGAAACAGAGATGAAGCTCCCGCAGTCAAAGTCTATACGGTTTGCGATGAAtctag gtatttgaTAGTCCGTAATGTGCCATCACTTGGATGTGAAGATGAGTTAGGGAAAGCGTTTCAATCATATGGAGAGATAGAAGA ATGTAAACCTATGGATGAAGAGGATTGTGAACCATATACCGATGTTTATTGGATCAGATTTGTGCCTGTCGATAATGCTAG ATTTGCAAAGAGAAAGCTGGACGAATCTGTTTTCCTTGGAAATCGTCTACAAGTGTCATATGCCCCTCAATTTGAGAGTGTTTCTGACACGAAAGAGAAGTTGGAATGCAGGAGACGGGAAGTTCTAAAACGATTAAATG CTAATTCCAGTGGGTCTAAAGCTCATAACCGAGATTATCTCTTTGAACCTCCAACACTTCCATCTCCGGCACAAACCAGTATTAGCAGCCACGCAAACACTAGGCAAAG AGATTTCACGAAAACGGACCACACTTTTCACACGGCAAACCCTCCGATCAGAACAGTGTCCTCGAATGAG GAATACTTCCCATCGCCATCAATGAATGCAACAGTTCAATTGGTCAGAGAAAAGCTTGATAAG ATACAATCAAGTAGTGCCCATGTAGAAGCTGGATCTGCGTTAAAAAAAGCACGTGTGGATaaccgaagaagaatctga
- the LOC113282441 gene encoding phosphoenolpyruvate/phosphate translocator 2, chloroplastic-like has protein sequence MSSSVALSPPSTPFLKPRNFINGRGIRIINPVTRSLSFNPIRFSSQKSNDLVSSSSNGVSSFCGPRSSSSSWSSIPSLVSSDRENNNKDFRIKATPVPESAGAGETAQEKSSGLMQTLQLGSLFGLWYLFNIYFNIYNKQTLKVFPYPVTITTFQFLVGTVFVLLMWTSNLYKRPKITTSQLVAILPLAVVHTMGNLFTNMSLGKVAVSFTHTIKAMEPFFSVVLSSMFLGEVPTLWVISSLIPIVGGVGLASMTEASFNWAGFWSAMASNVTFQSRNVLSKKFMVKKESSLDNITLFSIITIMSLFLLAPVALVMEGVKFTPAHLTSVGLNVKEVFTRALFAGLCFHAYQQVSYMILQRVSPVTHSVGNCVKRVVVIVTSVLFFRTPVSPINSLGTGIALAGVFLYSRVKGIKPKPKTT, from the exons ATGAGTAGTTCAGTTGCTTTatcaccaccatcaacaccatttcTCAAACCACGAAACTTTATAAATGGAAGAGGAATAAGAATTATTAACCCTGTTACCCGAAGTTTAAGTTTCAATCCAATTCGTTTTTCTTCACAGAAATCAAACGATCTAGTTAGTAGTTCCAGTAATGGAGTTTCTTCGTTTTGTGGccctagatcttcttcttcttcatggagTTCGATACCTTCACTTGTATCTTCAGATCGTGAAAATAACAACAAGGACTTTAGAATTAAAGCAACTCCTGTACCTGAAAGTGCTGGTGCTGGAGAAACAGCTCAAGAGAAATCTAGTGGTTTGATGCAGACTTTACAGCTTGGATCTCTTTTTGGTCTTTGGTATCTTTTTAATATCTACTTCAACATATATAACAAACAG ACATTGAAGGTTTTCCCATACCCGGTAACAATTACAACATTTCAGTTTCTTGTTGGGACTGTTTTTGTCCTTCTCATGTGGACAAGTAATTTGTATAAGAGACCTAAGATTACTACATCTCAG CTTGTTGCAATCCTGCCATTGGCTGTAGTGCATACGATGGGTAACCTTTTCACTAACATGAGTCTAGGGAAAGTTGCCGTGTCATTTACACACACAATCAAAGCTATGGAGCCTTTTTTCTCGGTTGTTCTCTCTTCAATGTTTCTTGGCGAG GTTCCTACCCTTTGGGTGATCTCATCCCTTATACCCATTGTTGGTGGAGTGGGTTTGGCGTCAATGACCGAAGCATCTTTCAATTG GGCAGGGTTTTGGAGTGCAATGGCATCCAACGTGACATTCCAATCACGTAATGTACTTAGCAAAAAGTTCATGGTTAAGAAAGAG TCATCTCTTGATAACATAACCTTGTTCTCGATAATAACAATCATGTCACTGTTCCTCCTGGCTCCCGTGGCTCTTGTAATGGAAGGCGTTAAGTTTACTCCTGCACACTTAACATCAGTT GGCTTGAATGTTAAGGAGGTATTTACCAGAGCTCTCTTTGCCGGCCTCTGCTTCCATGCATACCAACAG GTTTCTTATATGATATTACAGAGAGTGTCTCCTGTTACACATTCAGTTGGAAATTGTGTAAAGAGGGTGGTGGTCATTGTGACGTCGGTTCTCTTTTTCAGAACACCCGTATCCCCTATCAATTCTCTTG GTACTGGGATAGCTCTAGCTGGTGTATTTCTATATTCAAGGGTGAAGGGGATTAAGCCAAAGCCAAAGACAACATAA
- the LOC113282443 gene encoding uncharacterized protein LOC113282443 isoform X3 produces MKRIVNHIPMFIGSDLCLSIMLGNLKIYYLLHLPVIYNSNYCRIDNARFAKRKLDESVFLGNRLQVSYAPQFESVSDTKEKLECRRREVLKRLNAANSSGSKAHNRDYLFEPPTLPSPAQTSISSHANTRQRDFTKTDHTFHTANPPIRTVSSNEEYFPSPSMNATVQLVREKLDKIQSSSAHVEAGSALKKARVDNRRRI; encoded by the exons ATGAAGAGGATTGTGAACCATATACCGATGTTTATTGGATCAGATTTGTGCCTGTCGATAATGCTAGGTAATTTGAAGATTTATTACCTTCTTCATTTGCCTGTCATCTATAACTCAAATTATTGCAGGATCGACAATGCTAG ATTTGCAAAGAGAAAGCTGGACGAATCTGTTTTCCTTGGAAATCGTCTACAAGTGTCATATGCCCCTCAATTTGAGAGTGTTTCTGACACGAAAGAGAAGTTGGAATGCAGGAGACGGGAAGTTCTAAAACGATTAAATG CAGCTAATTCCAGTGGGTCTAAAGCTCATAACCGAGATTATCTCTTTGAACCTCCAACACTTCCATCTCCGGCACAAACCAGTATTAGCAGCCACGCAAACACTAGGCAAAG AGATTTCACGAAAACGGACCACACTTTTCACACGGCAAACCCTCCGATCAGAACAGTGTCCTCGAATGAG GAATACTTCCCATCGCCATCAATGAATGCAACAGTTCAATTGGTCAGAGAAAAGCTTGATAAG ATACAATCAAGTAGTGCCCATGTAGAAGCTGGATCTGCGTTAAAAAAAGCACGTGTGGATaaccgaagaagaatctga
- the LOC113282442 gene encoding probable BOI-related E3 ubiquitin-protein ligase 2 has protein sequence MIGSDAGNPVFPVMLAGNKLQYGLDASMQLQLYGNSPGGCGVDPMNYMVNGQVYAGNRPIKRPREAEDSFRKQKHQMCLNSDNFYQDENNRSTNYIIKQNPVSTGLKLSCDDDEHKSSVTSASGSTMQNLPAIFSLGDNVRSEIDRQKVEFDHYIRIQEEQLAKGIRELKQRHTVSFLNTVEKGVGKKLMEKEIELQNMITRNTTLVEKIKQVTTEVHSWHFKAKYSENTANVLKSNLNMVIAQSAERGREGWGDSEIDGAASSYVDRTNHLNICGRVKSVSTNNQGLIEQKMTCRVCKSSEVSVLLMPCRHLCLCKDCERSVELCPVCNSAKNTSLEVYLS, from the exons ATGATTGGAAGCGATGCAGGTAATCCTGTATTTCCTGTAATGTTAGCAGGAAATAAACTGCAATATGGTCTCGATGCGTCTATGCAGCTGCAATTGTACGGGAATT CTCCAGGAGGTTGCGGTGTTGATCCAATGAATTACATGGTAAATGGACAAGTTTACGCTGGAAATCGTCCAATTAAAAGACCCAGGGAAGCAGAAGATTCTTTCAGGAAGCAGAAACATCAAATGTGCTTGAATAGTGATAACTTCTATCAAGATGAAAACAATCGTTCCACCAACTATATAATTAAACAGAATCCTGTTTCGACTGGGTTGAAGCTATCTTGTGATGATGACGAACATAAATCCTCGGTTACATCGGCAAGTGGTAGTACAATGCAAAACCTTCCTGCCATTTTTTCCCTCGGCGACAATGTGAGGAGTGAAATTGACAGACAGAAGGTGGAATTCGATCATTATATCCGCATCCAG GAGGAACAATTGGCGAAGGGAATTAGAGAATTGAAGCAGAGACACACGGTATCATTCCTTAATACTGTAGAGAAAGGAGTAGGGAAAAAACTAATGGAGAAAGAAATCGAACTACAAAATATGATCACAAGGAATACCACTTTGGTTGAAAAGATTAAGCAAGTGACAACAGAAGTCCATTCTTGGCATTTCAAGGCAAAGTACAGTGAGAATACGGCAAATGTGCTGAAGAGCAACCTTAACATGGTCATAGCTCAGAGTGCGGAGCGAGGGAGAGAAGGATGGGGAGACAGCGAAATTGATGGTGCAGCTTCCTCTTATGTTGACCGaaccaatcatttaaacatttgtGGACGAGTGAAATCTGTCTCTACGAACAACCAAGGTTTAATAGAGCAGAAGATGACCTGCAGGGTTTGCAAGAGTAGTGAAGTTTCAGTCCTGTTGATGCCTTGTCGGCACCTTTGCTTGTGTAAGGATTGTGAGAGGTCTGTAGAACTCTGCCCTGTTTGCAATTCAGCAAAAAACACAAGTTTGGAGGTATACCTGTCTTGA